In Lotus japonicus ecotype B-129 chromosome 5, LjGifu_v1.2, one genomic interval encodes:
- the LOC130717089 gene encoding glutamyl-tRNA(Gln) amidotransferase subunit C, chloroplastic/mitochondrial has protein sequence MGSSKGLILLSSKGASSLSHSFAKVSSVGLHNKFRSFSSTTICSSTQPPDLTSLAKKAQISLTPHQVDEFAPKIQQVIEWFGQLQSVDLQSVEPSLRAESENNLRENAPETFDSRDAMIASVPSYEEPYIKVPRVLSMD, from the exons ATGGGTAGCAGCAAAGGGTTGATATTGCTCAGTAGTAAGGGAGCTTCATCATTATCACATTCATTTGCAAAGGTATCAAGTGTTGGCCTTCACAACAAGTTTCGGAGCTTCTCATCAACCACCATTTGTTCATCAACTCAACCTCCAGATTTGACTAGTTTGGCAAAAAAAGCTCAAATCTCTCTTACCCCTCATCAG GTTGATGAATTTGCTCCCAAAATTCAACAGGTGATAGAGTG GTTTGGGCAGCTGCAGAGTGTTGATCTCCAAAGCGTTGAGCCCTCCCTCAGAGCAG AGTCTGAAAATAATTTGCGTGAAAATGCTCCTGAAACATTTGACAGCAG GGATGCCATGATTGCTTCTGTTCCAAGCTATGAGGAGCCTTATATTAAAGTTCCGAGGGTGTTGAGCATGGATTAA
- the LOC130718081 gene encoding putative glycine-rich cell wall structural protein 1, with the protein MLSSNYNKTLFALFLFFFITTGGAAAGGGGRKLMANGGGGAQPSVNPNNGGSGSGQSPNGGYSWGWGSGPTSGWGYGSGSGRSPAGFGRGWGFGFGSGSGSGSGYGYGTGGGASGSGYGFGGPDGSGGGGSSGENGGSGRSPSKGQNSHG; encoded by the coding sequence ATGCTAtcttccaactacaacaaaaCCTTGTTCgccctctttcttttcttcttcatcaccaccGGAGGAGCAGCAGCAGGCGGTGGAGGAAGGAAGCTCATGGCaaacggtggcggcggtgcacAGCCATCAGTAAACCCCAACAACGGGGGTAGTGGTTCAGGCCAAAGTCCCAACGGTGGCTACAGCTGGGGATGGGGGTCTGGGCCCACCAGTGGGTGGGGGTATGGTTCAGGATCAGGGAGATCCCCAGCAGGTTTTGGTAGAGGCTGGGGCTTTGGCTTTGGTTCCGGGTCCGGGTCTGGAAGTGGGTACGGGTATGGGACCGGCGGTGGTGCTTCTGGCAGCGGTTATGGGTTTGGTGGTCCAGATGGCTCTGGTGGTGGTGGCTCCAGCGGAGAAAATGGTGGCAGCGGTCGGTCACCTTCTAAGGGCCAAAACAGCCATGGGTAA
- the LOC130717278 gene encoding probable alkaline/neutral invertase D produces the protein MDGPVGLKKISSQCSIPEMDDFDQLSRLLDKPRLNIERQRSFDERSLSELSQGFARAGVDNYENYSPGVRSGFNTPASSARNSFEPHPMVADAWESLRRSLVYFKGQPVGTIAAVDHQAEEVLNYDQVFVRDFVPSALAFLMNGEPDIVRNFLLKTLHLQGWEKRIDRFKLGEGVMPASFKVLHDPVRKTDTLIADFGESAIGRVAPVDSGFWWIILLRAYTKSTGDLTLAESPDCQKGMKLILTLCLSEGFDTFPTLLCADGCSMIDRRMGIYGYPIEIQALFFMALRCALSMLKQDDAEGKECVERIVKRLHALSYHMRGYFWLDFQQLNDIYRYKTEEYSHTAVNKFNVIPDSIPEWVFDFMPTRGGYFIGNVSPARMDFRWFALGNCVAILSSLATPEQSMAIMDLIEARWDELVGEMPLKISYPAIESHEWRIVTGCDPKNTRWSYHNGGSWPVLLWLVTAACIKTGRPQIARRAIELAESRLLKDGWPEYYDGKLGRYVGKQARKYQTWSIAGYLVAKMMLEDPSHLGMISLEEDKQMKPVIKRSSSWTC, from the exons ATGGACGGGCCTGTGGGACTTAAGAAAATCAGTTCTCAGTGTTCCATCCCTGAGATGGATGATTTCGATCAACTCTCGCGTCTGCTTGACAAGCCGAGGTTGAACATTGAGAGGCAGAGGTCGTTTGACGAGAGGTCACTCAGCGAGCTGTCGCAAGGTTTTGCTAGGGCAGGGGTGGATAACTATGAGAACTACTCGCCCGGAGTGAGATCTGGGTTTAACACGCCTGCTTCGTCCGCGCGGAACTCTTTTGAGCCGCACCCCATGGTCGCTGATGCCTGGGAATCCCTCCGAAGGTCTCTAGTGTATTTTAAAGGCCAGCCCGTCGGCACCATTGCTGCTGTTGATCATCAAGCAGAGGAAGTTCTGAACTATGATCAG GTTTTTGTTCGAGATTTTGTGCCAAGTGCTCTAGCCTTTTTGATGAATGGTGaaccagatatagtcaggaacTTCTTGTTGAAGACACTGCATCTTCAGGGCTGGGAAAAAAGAATAGATCGATTTAAGCTAGGTGAAGGTGTGATGCCAGCTAGTTTCAAAGTCCTTCATGATCCTGTTAGGAAAACAGATACTCTTATTGCAGATTTTGGTGAAAGTGCAATTGGAAGAGTTGCTCCTGTTGACTCTGGATTCTGGTGGATCATTTTGCTTCGTGCGTACACAAAGTCTACAGGGGATTTAACTTTGGCTGAATCTCCAGATTGTCAAAAGGGAATGAAACTTATATTGACTTTGTGCTTGTCGGAAGGGTTCGATACATTCCCAACTCTGCTTTGTGCTGATGGATGCTCCATGATTGATCGAAGAATG GGTATTTACGGCTATCCTATAGAGATTCAAGCACTTTTCTTCATGGCATTGCGATGTGCTTTGTCAATGCTGAAACAGGATGATGCTGAAGGAAAGGAATGTGTGGAGCGTATTGTGAAGCGTTTGCATGCACTAAGTTATCACATGCGAGGTTACTTTTGGCTTGATTTCCAACAGCTAAATGACATTTATCGGTATAAGACTGAGGAGTATTCCCACACTGCAGTAAATAAGTTTAATGTTATTCCCGATTCAATCCCAGAATGGGTATTTGACTTTATGCCAACACGCGGTGGCTACTTTATTGGAAATGTCAGTCCTGCCCGAATGGATTTTCGATGGTTTGCTTTAGGCAATTGTGTTGCAATTCTATCATCTTTAGCAACCCCAGAGCAATCAATGGCTATCATGGATCTTATTGAAGCTCGCTGGGATGAATTGGTAGGAGAAATGCCACTAAAAATATCTTATCCTGCAATAGAAAGTCATGAGTGGCGAATAGTTACTGGTTGTGATCCCAAAAATACCAGATGGAGTTACCATAATGGAGGATCTTGGCCAG TGCTGCTGTGGCTTGTAACGGCTGCTTGCATCAAAACGGGGCGACCACAGATAGCAAGACGTGCAATTGAGCTTGCTGAGAGTCGTCTATTGAAGGACGGGTGGCCTGAATATTATGATGGTAAACTTGGGAGATATGTAGGCAAGCAAGCAAGAAAGTACCAAACATGGTCTATTGCAGGTTATCTGGTGGCAAAGATGATGCTGGAGGACCCCTCACACTTGGGGATGATTTCCCTTGAAGAAGACAAGCAGATGAAACCAGTGATTAAAAGATCATCCTCTTGGACTTGCTAA